In Acidobacteriota bacterium, a genomic segment contains:
- a CDS encoding SRPBCC family protein, with protein MTAQEAGPSHSIGIENRPQGGWRLSCEQWLPGTPAKVFPFFGSARNLERITPPFLRFRIRRVRGEPLAAGSLVDYSLRLHGLPIRWRTLIEVWDPPHRFVDLQVRGPFRQWRHAHTFKDSGDRTLVSDVVDFDLYCRTLARTALLAWINADLRAIFAYRQRATARAFQPGSGQEPAP; from the coding sequence GTGACAGCGCAAGAGGCCGGGCCGAGCCACTCGATCGGTATCGAGAATCGACCGCAAGGGGGCTGGCGCCTGTCCTGCGAACAGTGGTTGCCGGGAACGCCGGCGAAGGTGTTTCCGTTCTTCGGCAGTGCGCGGAATCTCGAGCGGATCACGCCGCCGTTCCTGAGATTCCGGATCCGCCGCGTGCGGGGGGAGCCGCTCGCTGCCGGCTCCCTGGTCGACTACAGTCTGCGGCTGCACGGCCTGCCGATCCGCTGGCGGACGCTCATCGAGGTCTGGGACCCGCCCCACCGCTTCGTGGACCTGCAGGTCCGGGGTCCGTTCAGGCAATGGCGCCACGCCCATACCTTCAAGGACTCCGGCGACCGGACTCTGGTCTCCGACGTGGTCGATTTCGATCTCTACTGCCGAACGCTGGCCCGCACAGCGTTGCTCGCGTGGATCAACGCCGACCTGAGGGCCATCTTCGCGTATCGGCAACGCGCGACCGCGCGTGCGTTCCAGCCCGGTTCCGGGCAGGAGCCTGCGCCGTAG
- a CDS encoding SET domain-containing protein: MRGGTVRDRVDPGIGGMVEAVGASAERSGNRRARTVPDRPRDHSDPYATGLYFPKIRRKRSKLHGWGVFALEDINKNKRIIHYAGEKIRVRDSLAREDRYLMRGEIWCFRINHLFVRDGHVGGNLSRFINHACKPNCYASVVVDTIWIVAARNIGAGEELTFHYNTEGDGEIPCRCRPDCPYRL, encoded by the coding sequence ATGCGCGGCGGCACGGTCCGTGATCGCGTGGATCCGGGAATCGGCGGCATGGTGGAAGCAGTCGGAGCGTCGGCGGAGAGGAGCGGCAACCGGCGTGCCCGCACTGTTCCGGACAGGCCGCGCGACCACTCCGATCCCTACGCCACCGGCCTCTATTTCCCGAAGATCAGGCGGAAGCGCTCGAAGCTGCACGGCTGGGGAGTCTTCGCGCTCGAGGACATCAACAAGAACAAGCGGATCATCCATTACGCGGGCGAGAAGATTCGCGTGCGCGACAGCCTGGCGCGTGAGGACCGTTACCTCATGCGGGGGGAGATCTGGTGCTTCCGGATCAACCACCTGTTCGTCCGGGACGGCCACGTCGGCGGCAATCTCTCGAGGTTCATCAACCACGCGTGCAAGCCGAACTGCTACGCGTCCGTGGTGGTCGACACCATCTGGATCGTCGCCGCGCGCAACATCGGGGCGGGCGAGGAGCTGACCTTCCACTACAACACCGAGGGGGACGGCGAGATCCCGTGCCGCTGCCGGCCGGATTGCCCGTATCGACTGTGA
- a CDS encoding DUF4097 family beta strand repeat protein: MPRLLAFALFCAALPFLAGCDLALRSTLVFGERRPADELFEWQGRIAAGQHVEIKGVSGTITAAPATGGLVEVTADRRGARNDPNEVRIAVVEHPAGVTVCAVYPREGNQCLPGEEGRLSARRNDVDVEFAVGVPAGVDFVARHVNGNIGASGLTGDVEAHTVNGNIEVTAGGHARAVTVNGSIRAAIGENDWDGEGFFETVNGSVTLTLPEAADTDVSVRTANGSIRSDLPIADTDERRQRFEGRLGDGGGTLRIRTVNGSVRLRSAG; the protein is encoded by the coding sequence ATGCCACGCCTGCTCGCGTTCGCCCTTTTCTGCGCCGCGCTCCCGTTCCTGGCGGGTTGCGATCTCGCGCTCCGGTCCACCCTCGTGTTCGGCGAGCGCCGGCCGGCCGACGAACTGTTCGAGTGGCAGGGCCGAATCGCCGCCGGCCAGCACGTGGAGATCAAGGGCGTCAGCGGAACGATCACCGCCGCGCCGGCGACGGGCGGCCTCGTGGAGGTGACCGCGGACCGGCGCGGGGCCAGGAACGATCCCAACGAGGTTCGCATCGCAGTGGTGGAGCACCCGGCCGGGGTGACCGTCTGCGCGGTGTACCCGCGGGAGGGCAACCAGTGTCTCCCCGGCGAGGAAGGAAGGCTGAGCGCCCGCAGGAACGACGTCGACGTCGAGTTCGCGGTGGGCGTTCCGGCCGGCGTCGACTTCGTGGCGCGTCACGTCAACGGCAACATCGGTGCGTCCGGCTTGACCGGCGACGTGGAGGCGCACACCGTCAACGGCAACATCGAGGTCACGGCCGGCGGGCACGCGCGGGCCGTGACCGTCAACGGCTCGATCCGGGCGGCCATCGGAGAGAACGACTGGGATGGAGAGGGCTTTTTCGAGACCGTCAACGGCAGCGTGACCCTGACCCTGCCGGAAGCCGCCGACACCGACGTGTCGGTCCGCACCGCGAACGGCTCGATCCGCAGCGACCTGCCGATCGCCGACACCGACGAACGGCGCCAGCGCTTCGAGGGCCGTCTGGGCGACGGCGGAGGCACCCTGCGCATCCGTACCGTGAACGGCTCGGTCCGACTGCGGTCCGCCGGGTAG
- a CDS encoding DUF2461 domain-containing protein — translation MRTRETTPMPTPRFTSETLAFLRALARHNDRDWFREHREEYESHVKGPMIALIERLAIDLPGIAPDLAANPKTSMYRIHRDTRFSANKAPYKTHVAAIFPHRTLPKHESAGLYVHVATDQVFIGGGLYRPQPRQLHRLREYIATNSERLRGLVAAPAFRRNFGELSGEGLKRVPRGFPADHPAADLLRLKQFLAGCERPAAFAIGPRFYPSLLRLFSHLAPLIDFLNAPLASRALRLEETLPAGPPSN, via the coding sequence ATGAGAACGAGAGAGACCACCCCGATGCCCACGCCGCGCTTCACGTCTGAGACCCTTGCCTTCCTCCGGGCGCTCGCGCGCCACAACGACCGCGACTGGTTCCGCGAGCACCGCGAGGAGTACGAATCCCACGTCAAGGGACCGATGATCGCACTCATCGAGCGCCTGGCAATCGACCTCCCGGGCATCGCGCCGGATCTGGCCGCCAACCCGAAGACGTCGATGTATCGCATCCACCGCGACACGCGCTTCTCGGCGAACAAGGCGCCCTACAAGACGCACGTCGCCGCAATCTTCCCGCACCGCACGTTGCCCAAGCACGAGAGCGCGGGACTCTACGTCCACGTCGCGACCGACCAGGTCTTCATCGGCGGCGGGCTGTACCGGCCGCAACCGCGGCAGCTCCATCGCCTACGGGAGTACATCGCCACCAACAGCGAGCGCCTGCGCGGTCTCGTCGCCGCGCCGGCATTCCGGCGCAATTTCGGCGAGCTGTCCGGAGAGGGGCTCAAGCGGGTGCCCCGCGGCTTTCCCGCCGATCACCCCGCCGCGGATCTGCTCCGGCTGAAGCAGTTCCTGGCCGGCTGCGAACGGCCGGCGGCGTTCGCGATCGGGCCGCGCTTCTACCCGTCGCTCCTCCGCCTCTTCTCTCACCTGGCGCCGCTCATCGACTTCCTCAACGCCCCGCTCGCCAGCCGCGCGCTCCGCCTGGAGGAAACTTTGCCGGCCGGCCCGCCGTCCAACTGA
- a CDS encoding DUF1295 domain-containing protein: MTASAVAGLGTLLALMTAVWAASVARRDVSIVDIFWSLAILAAACVYASGADGLTLRRGVVLAAVGLWAVRLSGYLAWRGWGAAEDKRYRAMRERRPRFRWTSLFVVFWLQAALAWVVSLPLLAVMHVEEPDGSRLLDALGALLFLVGFGFETAGDWQMARFKADPANRGRVCDRGLWRFTRHPNYFGEAVLWWGLWCLAGTAPGTYWTVVGPLLLTWLLLRVSGVRLLESDLLREKPAYRDYVARTSAFLPRPPRRDR; the protein is encoded by the coding sequence ATGACCGCGAGCGCCGTCGCCGGGTTGGGAACGTTGCTCGCGCTGATGACCGCGGTCTGGGCGGCGAGCGTGGCGCGCCGCGACGTGAGCATCGTCGACATCTTCTGGAGCCTAGCGATCCTGGCCGCGGCGTGCGTCTATGCGAGCGGCGCCGACGGCCTGACGTTGCGCCGCGGCGTCGTGCTGGCCGCGGTCGGTCTCTGGGCTGTCCGGCTGTCCGGCTACCTCGCGTGGCGCGGGTGGGGCGCGGCGGAGGACAAGCGGTACCGCGCGATGCGCGAGCGCCGGCCGCGCTTCCGGTGGACGAGTCTGTTCGTCGTGTTCTGGTTGCAGGCGGCCCTCGCCTGGGTCGTCTCGCTGCCGCTGCTGGCCGTGATGCACGTGGAGGAGCCCGACGGGTCCCGGCTGCTCGACGCGTTGGGAGCGCTCCTGTTCCTCGTCGGCTTCGGCTTCGAGACGGCCGGCGACTGGCAGATGGCGCGGTTCAAGGCGGACCCGGCGAATCGGGGCCGGGTATGCGACCGGGGTCTCTGGCGGTTTACCCGGCACCCCAATTACTTCGGCGAGGCGGTTCTCTGGTGGGGCCTGTGGTGTCTCGCCGGCACCGCGCCGGGCACCTACTGGACGGTCGTCGGCCCGCTGCTCCTGACCTGGCTGCTGCTGCGCGTCTCCGGCGTGCGCCTGCTGGAGAGCGATCTTCTGCGGGAAAAGCCGGCGTATCGCGACTATGTCGCGCGGACCTCCGCCTTTCTGCCCAGGCCGCCCAGGCGCGACCGATAG
- a CDS encoding DUF309 domain-containing protein, which produces MSAWCHEPPPPLLLSGIEQFNRGEFFEQHETLEDLWREETRAVRRLYQGILQIGVAMYHIARRNHHGAVYMLTRGPAYLQPFTPACQTVDVADLLAQAARVRAEVERLGPEGLAGFDWTLAPRVRLTG; this is translated from the coding sequence ATGTCCGCGTGGTGCCATGAACCGCCGCCGCCGCTGCTCCTGTCCGGCATCGAGCAGTTCAATCGAGGCGAGTTCTTCGAGCAGCACGAGACGCTGGAAGACCTCTGGCGCGAGGAGACCCGCGCGGTGCGCCGGCTGTACCAGGGCATCCTGCAGATCGGCGTCGCGATGTACCACATTGCGCGCCGCAACCACCACGGCGCGGTCTACATGCTGACGCGGGGGCCCGCCTACCTGCAGCCGTTCACCCCGGCGTGCCAGACCGTCGACGTGGCGGACCTGCTCGCCCAGGCGGCGCGCGTTCGCGCTGAGGTCGAGCGGCTCGGCCCCGAGGGCCTCGCAGGCTTCGACTGGACGCTGGCCCCGCGGGTCCGGCTCACCGGATGA
- a CDS encoding helix-turn-helix domain-containing protein: protein MALTETLQNGLDRYGIGPKVRDLRTRKHMGLVELGAHTGLSAALLSKIERSRMYPTLPTLLRIALVFNVGLDYFFSHDQPVVTVVRREDRLRLPERMGTKEVAYHFESLDFRAERKRMHSYLGEFEARPMEDVRLHKHEGVELVYVLEGTLGLYVRDAEETLAAGDAAYLDATVLHGYRRVGGEPCRALVVTVP from the coding sequence ATGGCGCTGACCGAGACCCTGCAGAACGGCCTGGACCGGTACGGGATCGGCCCGAAGGTGCGCGACCTGCGCACGCGGAAGCACATGGGGTTGGTCGAGCTGGGCGCGCACACGGGGCTCTCGGCGGCGCTGCTCTCGAAGATCGAGCGGAGCCGGATGTACCCGACGCTGCCGACGCTGCTGCGGATTGCGCTGGTGTTCAACGTCGGCCTCGACTACTTCTTCAGCCACGACCAACCGGTGGTAACCGTCGTACGGCGTGAAGACCGGTTGCGCCTGCCGGAGCGCATGGGAACGAAGGAGGTCGCCTACCATTTCGAATCGCTCGACTTTCGCGCCGAGAGGAAGCGGATGCACTCGTACCTCGGCGAGTTCGAGGCGCGGCCGATGGAGGACGTGCGTCTGCACAAGCACGAAGGCGTCGAGCTGGTCTACGTGCTCGAAGGCACGCTCGGCCTGTACGTGCGGGATGCGGAGGAGACCCTGGCGGCGGGGGACGCCGCGTACCTCGACGCGACGGTGCTGCACGGCTACCGCCGCGTCGGTGGGGAGCCGTGCCGGGCACTGGTCGTGACCGTTCCCTAA
- a CDS encoding TIGR01777 family protein: MLQYRRQSRVAASSSEVFEWHVRAGALERLTPPWSRVRVIARSGRSLDAGTRVILRVPIGPFGMRWVAEHGPCVPGRSFRDRQIAGPFAAWEHEHRFEPLAAGESMLVDDVRYALPGGWCSIPARPSARRELDRLFTYRQRVTAVDMGWHRRYGGRPMKVAVTGATGLIGSALVPFLRSGGHEAVVLRRVPAGRDAAGGDPSWDPATGALSAGALDGVDAVVHLAGENIAGGRWTAARKARIRDSRVDGTRRLAQALAGLPRPPQTLVAASAVGFYGDRGDESLDESSAPGGGFLPEVCQAWEDAAAPAGEAGLRVVHLRIGIVLTPAGGALGQMLFPFRMGVGGVIGSGRQYMSWVALDDVLGGILHALCTDGLSGAVNMVAPNPVSNAEFTKTLGRVLRRPTIIPVPAFGARLAFGEMADALLLASSRVHPARLRDGGFAFGYPNLEDALRHVLGRPKS, from the coding sequence ATGTTGCAGTACCGTCGGCAGAGTCGCGTCGCCGCATCGAGTTCGGAGGTGTTCGAGTGGCATGTCCGGGCGGGCGCCCTGGAGCGCTTGACGCCGCCCTGGAGCCGTGTACGCGTCATCGCTCGGTCGGGCCGTTCCCTCGATGCCGGAACCCGCGTGATCCTGCGTGTGCCGATCGGCCCGTTCGGGATGCGCTGGGTTGCCGAGCATGGCCCATGCGTTCCCGGCCGATCGTTCAGAGACCGGCAGATTGCCGGTCCTTTCGCCGCGTGGGAACATGAGCATCGCTTCGAGCCGCTCGCGGCCGGAGAGTCGATGCTGGTCGACGACGTGCGATACGCGTTGCCCGGCGGCTGGTGCAGCATCCCGGCGCGCCCGTCGGCGCGCCGGGAGCTCGATCGTCTGTTCACGTACCGCCAGCGCGTGACGGCCGTCGACATGGGCTGGCATCGTCGATATGGAGGAAGACCGATGAAGGTTGCGGTTACCGGGGCGACGGGTCTGATTGGGTCTGCGCTCGTGCCGTTCCTGCGGAGCGGGGGGCACGAGGCGGTGGTTCTGCGGCGCGTGCCCGCGGGCCGGGACGCCGCCGGCGGCGATCCGAGCTGGGATCCGGCTACCGGTGCGCTGTCCGCCGGCGCCCTCGACGGGGTCGACGCCGTTGTGCACCTGGCGGGGGAGAACATCGCCGGGGGGCGCTGGACCGCGGCCCGCAAGGCGCGAATCCGGGACAGCCGGGTGGACGGCACGCGGCGTCTCGCACAGGCGCTGGCCGGCCTGCCCCGGCCGCCGCAGACGCTGGTCGCGGCCTCGGCGGTCGGGTTCTACGGGGACCGGGGGGACGAGAGTCTCGACGAATCGTCGGCGCCGGGGGGCGGATTCCTGCCCGAGGTCTGTCAGGCCTGGGAGGACGCGGCGGCGCCGGCGGGCGAGGCCGGGTTGCGCGTGGTGCACCTGCGGATCGGCATCGTGTTGACCCCGGCCGGCGGTGCGCTCGGGCAGATGCTGTTCCCGTTCCGCATGGGCGTCGGCGGCGTCATCGGTTCGGGCCGGCAGTACATGAGCTGGGTGGCTCTCGACGACGTGCTGGGCGGCATCCTGCACGCCCTGTGCACGGACGGCCTGAGCGGTGCGGTCAACATGGTCGCCCCGAACCCGGTCTCCAACGCGGAGTTCACGAAGACGCTCGGCCGCGTGCTGCGCCGTCCGACCATCATCCCGGTGCCGGCATTCGGCGCCCGGCTGGCGTTCGGAGAGATGGCCGATGCGTTGCTTCTCGCGAGTAGCCGCGTACATCCCGCCCGCTTGCGCGACGGCGGCTTCGCCTTCGGCTACCCGAATCTGGAGGACGCGCTCCGTCACGTGCTCGGGCGCCCGAAGTCTTGA